A stretch of the Papaver somniferum cultivar HN1 chromosome 6, ASM357369v1, whole genome shotgun sequence genome encodes the following:
- the LOC113287558 gene encoding nuclear cap-binding protein subunit 2-like: MASLFKDPNLLSAYRDRRFPGSQEEFDHALQTSTTVYIGNMSFYTTEEQIYELFSRAGEIKKIVMGLDKNSKTPCGFCFIMYYSRDDAEDAVKYISGTILDDRPIRVDFDWGFQEGRQWGRGRSGGQVRDEYRTDYDPGRGGYGKLVQKELEAQRQLVDYGTGSLGSFHPVMAPPQYGGGGGGGGRHGGDRGHGGHRQGRDFHRKRYREDDRRPPGNSKRFADNESRRTSDNESRPEKNPRFRESGDSDEDDDDDHKRRH, from the exons GATAGAAGATTTCCTGGGTCACAAGAAGAATTCGATCATGCACTTCAAACTTCAACAACTGTATATATTGGGAACATGTCCTTTTACACAACGGAGGAGCAGATTTATGAGTTATTCTCTCGTGCTGGAGAGATTAAGAAGATAGTCATGGGTTTGGACAAAAACAGCAAAACCCCCTGTGGCTTTTGCTTTATCAT GTACTACTCTAGAGATGATGCTGAAGATGCAGTGAAGTACATAAGTGGGACAATTCTGGACGATCGCCCAATTCGTGTGGATTTTGATTGGGGTTTCCAAGAAGGGAGGCAATGGGGGAGAGGTCGAAGTGGTGGTCAGGTTCGAGATGAATATCGCACGGACTATGATCCAG GTAGAGGTGGTTACGGAAAATTGGTACAGAAAGAGCTAGAAGCACAAAGGCAGCTAGTAGATTACGGCACAGGGTCGTTGGGCTCTTTCCACCCAGTAATGGCACCACCTCAGT atggtggtggtggtggcggcggtggtagaCATGGTGGAGACCGTGGACATGGGGGCCACAGACAGGGAAGAG ATTTTCACCGCAAGCGTTACCGAGAGGATGATCGACGTCCACCTGGGAACTCGAAAAGGTTTGCTGACAATGAATCACGAAGAACATCCGACAATGAATCTAGACCG GAAAAGAATCCACGATTCCGTGAGAGCGGTGATTctgacgaggatgatgacgatGATCATAAACGACGACATTAG
- the LOC113287559 gene encoding uncharacterized protein LOC113287559 isoform X3, whose translation MATEVGELSGGWPLGLENMNIRLEIVDNFQISREPYTSQPRSTSFSSFTSSELDTESTRSSFQDPSVSLGRLLGMKPRQGEDFHFEDLTRLEETHGMLSTATKSAMKWTCHKGSAFRSS comes from the exons ATGGCTACTGAG GTAGGAGAACTCTCCGGTGGATGGCCACTGGGGCTAGAGAATATGAACATAAGACTAGAAATCGTGGACAACTTCCAAATCAGTAGAGAACCATACACCTCCCAACCACGCTCAACCAGCTTTTCTTCGTTCACATCTTCTGAGCTCGACACTGAG TCAACAAGGTCCTCCTTCCAAGATCCCAGCGTATCATTAGGCCGGCTATTAGGAATGAAACCCAGGCAAGGAGAAGACTTTCACTTCGAAGATTTGACTCGCCTAGAAGAAACCCATGGGATGTTATCTACTGCAACTAAGAGCGCCATGAAATGGACATGTCACAAGGGATCTGCATTCCGCTCTTCCTAA
- the LOC113287559 gene encoding uncharacterized protein LOC113287559 isoform X2 gives MVINFIIVLPSADILLWIVLMVGELSGGWPLGLENMNIRLEIVDNFQISREPYTSQPRSTSFSSFTSSELDTESTRSSFQDPSVSLGRLLGMKPRQGEDFHFEDLTRLEETHGMLSTATKSAMKWTCHKGSAFRSS, from the exons ATGGTGATCAACTTTATCATTGTATTACCAAGTGCAGACATCTTACTCTGGATTGTGTTAATG GTAGGAGAACTCTCCGGTGGATGGCCACTGGGGCTAGAGAATATGAACATAAGACTAGAAATCGTGGACAACTTCCAAATCAGTAGAGAACCATACACCTCCCAACCACGCTCAACCAGCTTTTCTTCGTTCACATCTTCTGAGCTCGACACTGAG TCAACAAGGTCCTCCTTCCAAGATCCCAGCGTATCATTAGGCCGGCTATTAGGAATGAAACCCAGGCAAGGAGAAGACTTTCACTTCGAAGATTTGACTCGCCTAGAAGAAACCCATGGGATGTTATCTACTGCAACTAAGAGCGCCATGAAATGGACATGTCACAAGGGATCTGCATTCCGCTCTTCCTAA
- the LOC113287559 gene encoding uncharacterized protein LOC113287559 isoform X1, which produces MSSSSALYILCTVCHRSWRVMVINFIIVLPSADILLWIVLMVGELSGGWPLGLENMNIRLEIVDNFQISREPYTSQPRSTSFSSFTSSELDTESTRSSFQDPSVSLGRLLGMKPRQGEDFHFEDLTRLEETHGMLSTATKSAMKWTCHKGSAFRSS; this is translated from the exons atgtcttcttcttctgctctgtACATCTTATGTACAGTATGCCACCGCTCATGGAGAGTCATGGTGATCAACTTTATCATTGTATTACCAAGTGCAGACATCTTACTCTGGATTGTGTTAATG GTAGGAGAACTCTCCGGTGGATGGCCACTGGGGCTAGAGAATATGAACATAAGACTAGAAATCGTGGACAACTTCCAAATCAGTAGAGAACCATACACCTCCCAACCACGCTCAACCAGCTTTTCTTCGTTCACATCTTCTGAGCTCGACACTGAG TCAACAAGGTCCTCCTTCCAAGATCCCAGCGTATCATTAGGCCGGCTATTAGGAATGAAACCCAGGCAAGGAGAAGACTTTCACTTCGAAGATTTGACTCGCCTAGAAGAAACCCATGGGATGTTATCTACTGCAACTAAGAGCGCCATGAAATGGACATGTCACAAGGGATCTGCATTCCGCTCTTCCTAA
- the LOC113287557 gene encoding probable aminotransferase TAT2: MGSLNNGRKKFEKLKAGSDISIGGALDILRSNLNAKDERPTIPLGHGDPSPFSCFRTTHVADDALSNAVKSAKFNSYAPVGGILPARRAVAEYLSRDLPYTLSADDVCLTSGCRQAIEVIISVLSYPGANILIPKPGYPHYDACASANNLEIRHFDLIPERAWEIDLEAVEDLADENTVAIVVINPGNPCGNVYSYEHLKKVAETAKRLRIPVIADEVYGHLTFGSNPFVPMGVFGSTVPVLTLGSISKRWLVPGWRLGWLVITDPKGYLKEAEVVGSVKQYLNMSNNPASVIQGAIPQILENTKEDFFENTICLLRQALDICAEEIKEIACITLLQKPEGSMFVMVKLDTSLLEDISDDMDFCIKLAREEKVIILPGIVLGLKNWLRITFSIDLPSLKDAMERIKSFCQRHAKPQILKLDGRLTSEGGYLPGSNLQSLEFHESSKLGVKSKTFES, encoded by the exons ATGGGCTCGCTTAACAATGGACGCAAGAAATTTGAGAAACTTAAAGCGGGTTCGGATATTTCAATAGGAGGGGCTCTTGATATTCTGAGAAGTAATCTGAATGCCAAAGATGAAAGACCAACTATTCCTCTAGGTCATGGTGATCCTTCTCCTTTCTCTTGTTTTAGGACTACACACGTTGCTGATGATGCCCTAAGTAATGCAGTTAAATCTGCCAAGTTCAATTCTTATGCGCCTGTTGGTGGTATTCTTCCAGCCAGAAG AGCGGTTGCTGAATATTTATCTCGTGATCTTCCGTACACATTATCAGCGGACGATGTTTGTCTCACGAGCGGTTGTAGACAGGCAATTGAAGTTATCATATCTGTCTTATCTTATCCTGGTGCAAATATATTGATACCAAAACCAGGGTACCCACATTATGATGCTTGTGCTTCTGCTAACAATCTCGAAATTAGGCATTTCGATCTTattcctgagagagcttgggaGATTGATTTAGAGGCTGTTGAAGATCTTGCCGATGAGAATACGGTTGCAATTGTGGTCATTAACCCTGGAAATCCATGTGGAAATGTATACTCGTATGAGCATTTGAAAAAG GTTGCTGAAACTGCAAAAAGGCTTAGAATCCCTGTTATTGCTGATGAAGTTTATGGTCATCTCACTTTCGGGAGCAACCCTTTTGTTCCCATGGGAGTATTTGGATCCACTGTTCCTGTACTTACACTTGGGTCCATATCAAAGAGATGGCTAGTGCCTGGTTGGCGACTAGGCTGGCTCGTCATTACGGACCCAAAAGGTTATCTGAAAGAGGCAGAG GTTGTTGGTTCCGTAAAGCAATACCTCAATATGAGCAATAACCCAGCAAGTGTTATTCAG GGAGCAATTCCTCAAATCCTAGAGAATACAAAGGAGGATTTTTTTGAAAATACTATATGCTTGCTTCGTCAAGCTCTTGATATTTGCGCTGAGGAAATTAAGGAGATAGCTTGCATTACTTTGCTCCAAAAACCAGAAGGATCCATGTTTGTCATGGTAAAGCTGGATACTTCACTTCTGGAAGACATTTCTGATGATATGGACTTCTGCATTAAGCTGGCGAGAGAGGAAAAAGTCATTATTCTTCCAG GAATTGTACTGGGTCTCAAGAATTGGCTCAGGATAACCTTTTCCATTGATCTCCCTTCTCTTAAAGATGCTATGGAGAGGATAAAGTCGTTTTGTCAGAGGCATGCCAAGCCACA GATCTTGAAATTGGATGGACGCCTAACAAGTGAAGGAGGATATCTTCCTGGAAGCAACCTTCAATCATTAGAGTTCCATGAATCTAGCAAACTCGGAGTCAAAAGCAAAACATTTGAAAGTTGA